In the genome of Coregonus clupeaformis isolate EN_2021a chromosome 11, ASM2061545v1, whole genome shotgun sequence, one region contains:
- the LOC121577381 gene encoding E3 SUMO-protein ligase ZBED1-like produces MWSSRTAEKYQSLKVHFIDEDFNLRARCLQTTYFPDDHTGENIAAGLREGLVSWDLHEENHVCITTDNASNMVLAARLNEWTRLQCFGHRLHLAIENALKDDRVSRATALCRKLVGHFSHSWKKKAALTEAQRELKLPEHNLITECPTRWGSKEMMIARVLEQAKAISQVLSGDRYARSLIPTWQDIDVLESIHKALHPLLEFTDALSGEEYVSISYLKPVLHLFATSVLAEDAEDTDLTKSIKTKVLAYLNNKYGDPNIQELLDVACFLDPRFKIQYISTDNIPAIKTRLKTEIVDLAQRTYHWEKRSRTETVQMPQSAQSLGEKTKRSLGSFFQDQFSLSFFACKS; encoded by the exons atgtggtcaAGCCGCACAGCTGAAAAGTACCAGAGTCTTAAAGTCCATTTTATTGATGAAGATTTCAACCTCCGAGCTCGCTGCCTACAAACTACCTACTTCCCAGACGATCACACAGGGGAAAATATTGCAGCCGGCCTGAGAGAAGGGCTTGTCAGCTGGGATCTCCACGAGGAGAATCACGTCTGCATCACGACGGACAACGCGTCGAATATGGTGCTTGCTGCGCGGCTTAATGAATGGACGAGGCTCCAATGTTTTGGCCACAGATTACATCTTGCCATTG AAAATGCACTCAAAGATGACAGAGTGTCAAGGGCAACAGCACTGTGCAGGAAGCTGGTGGGGCACTTTTCCCACAGTTGGAAGAAGAAAGCAGCCCTGACGGAGGCACAGAGAGAGCTCAAACTCCCTGAGCACAACCTCATAACGGAGTGCCCAACAAGATGGGGTTCTAAAGAAATGATGATTGCCAGAGTGCTTGAACAGGCCAAAGCCATTTCTCAGGTATTGTCTGGAGATCGATATGCACGCTCCCTTATCCCAACCTGGCAGGATATTGACGTGTTGGAGTCGATTCACAAGGCACTGCATCCTCTACTGGAGTTTACTGATGCTCTTTCTGGAGAGGAGTATGTAAGCATCTCCTACCTCAAGCCAGTTCTCCACCTTTTTGCCACATCAGTCCTGGCTGAAGATGCTGAGGACACTGACCTGACTAAATCAATAAAAACCAAAGTCCTAGCATACCTCAATAACAAATATGGAGACCCAAACATCCAGGAGCTTTTGGATGTTGCCTGTTTCCTGGACCCTAGGTTCAAAATACAGTACATCAGTACAGACAACATCCCTGCtatcaagactcgtctgaagacaGAGATAGTAGACTTGGCACAACGTACATATCATTGG GAGAAGAGGTCTCGTACTGAAACTGTTCAGATGCCTCAAAGTGCACAGTCCTTGGGGGAAAAGACGAAGAGGTCTCTTGGCAGTTTTTTTCAAGACCAGTTCAGCCTCTCCTTCTTTGCCTGTAAATCTTGA